The Dehalococcoidia bacterium genome includes a region encoding these proteins:
- a CDS encoding 50S ribosomal protein L23, with amino-acid sequence MNEILEVIRRPIVTEKSTILAAQDRYVFEVAPWANKNQIKQAIETAFNVDVVDVHTMTVPGKERRVRRSRGMTSPWKKAIVRVKPGQKIDVFEGV; translated from the coding sequence ATGAACGAGATCCTCGAGGTGATCCGCCGGCCGATCGTGACCGAGAAAAGCACGATCCTCGCGGCGCAGGACCGGTATGTCTTCGAGGTTGCTCCCTGGGCGAACAAGAACCAGATCAAGCAGGCGATCGAGACCGCGTTCAACGTCGACGTGGTCGACGTTCACACGATGACAGTGCCAGGGAAGGAGCGGCGAGTGCGCCGGAGCCGGGGAATGACCTCGCCGTGGAAGAAAGCGATCGTCCGGGTGAAGCCGGGCCAAAAGATCGACGTGTTCGAAGGAGTGTAG
- the rpsG gene encoding 30S ribosomal protein S7 — translation MPRRGQVEKRIPPPDPKYGSRLVQRFINKVMRDGKKSVAERCVYGAFDLIERQARRPALDVFEQAIRNATPVLEVKPRRVGGATYQVPVEIKGERRTSLAMRWLITSARARSGKSFAEKLAAELLDAAQGQGATIKKREDTHRMAEANRAFSHYRW, via the coding sequence ATGCCACGGCGCGGTCAGGTTGAAAAGCGGATCCCGCCTCCGGACCCGAAGTATGGGAGCCGGCTGGTTCAGCGCTTCATCAACAAGGTGATGCGCGACGGCAAAAAAAGCGTTGCGGAGCGGTGCGTCTATGGTGCCTTCGATCTCATCGAACGGCAAGCGCGCCGGCCGGCGCTGGACGTCTTCGAACAAGCGATCCGCAACGCGACCCCGGTTCTTGAGGTGAAGCCCCGCCGTGTCGGCGGCGCCACCTATCAGGTGCCGGTTGAGATCAAAGGGGAACGCCGCACCTCGCTCGCAATGCGGTGGCTGATCACCTCGGCGCGAGCGCGCAGCGGCAAATCGTTTGCCGAGAAGCTCGCTGCGGAACTGCTGGACGCAGCGCAAGGGCAAGGAGCGACGATCAAAAAGCGCGAGGACACGCATCGGATGGCCGAGGCGAACCGCGCCTTCTCGCACTACCGATGGTAG
- the rpsJ gene encoding 30S ribosomal protein S10 has translation MARQKIRIRLKAFDHRILDQSAEQIVEAAERTGAQVAGPVPLPTRIQKWTVIRSPHIDKDSREQFEIRTHKRLIDILEPTSRTVDQLMRLNLPAGVDIEIKL, from the coding sequence ATGGCACGACAGAAAATTCGCATCCGCTTGAAAGCGTTCGACCATCGGATTCTGGACCAGTCGGCGGAGCAGATCGTGGAGGCCGCCGAGCGGACCGGCGCGCAAGTTGCAGGGCCGGTGCCGCTGCCGACGCGCATCCAAAAATGGACGGTCATCCGCTCGCCCCATATCGATAAGGACTCGCGCGAGCAGTTTGAAATCCGCACCCACAAGCGGCTGATCGACATCCTCGAGCCGACAAGCCGGACCGTCGATCAGCTGATGCGGCTGAACCTGCCCGCGGGCGTGGATATCGAAATCAAGCTGTAA
- the rplD gene encoding 50S ribosomal protein L4 — MMEVSVRNLAGDVVGTIDVLDSVFGVPVNPPLIYQAAVRYEANQRQGTRDTKTRGEVVGGGAKPYRQKGTGRARQGSIRAPHYRKGGVVFGPHPRDFSQRMPLKMRRAALRSALSGKLADNELLVVDSLTLPEPKTRLMVEALHRLGIDRTAVLVTGALDPLVIRSARNIPGVDITYASVLNIGDVLKHRYLVMTVEAVRQVEARLKPPERAAADEPKEEAVA, encoded by the coding sequence ATCATGGAAGTCTCGGTTCGCAACCTTGCGGGGGACGTTGTCGGGACGATTGACGTCCTTGACTCGGTCTTCGGCGTGCCCGTCAACCCGCCGCTGATCTATCAGGCAGCCGTGCGCTACGAAGCCAATCAGCGCCAAGGCACTCGCGACACCAAGACCCGGGGCGAAGTTGTCGGCGGCGGCGCGAAGCCGTATCGCCAAAAGGGCACCGGACGGGCCCGCCAAGGGAGTATTCGCGCGCCCCACTATCGCAAGGGCGGCGTCGTTTTTGGCCCGCACCCCCGCGACTTCAGCCAGCGAATGCCGCTGAAGATGCGCCGCGCTGCGCTCCGCTCCGCCCTCTCGGGGAAGCTCGCCGATAACGAACTGCTCGTTGTCGACAGCCTGACGCTTCCCGAGCCGAAAACCCGGCTGATGGTTGAGGCGCTTCACCGTCTCGGCATCGACCGCACGGCCGTGCTGGTCACCGGCGCGCTCGACCCGCTCGTCATTCGCAGCGCCCGCAACATCCCCGGCGTCGATATCACTTACGCCAGTGTCCTGAACATCGGCGATGTCCTGAAGCATCGGTATCTCGTGATGACGGTGGAGGCAGTGCGCCAGGTCGAGGCGCGGCTCAAGCCCCCTGAGCGAGCGGCGGCCGACGAGCCGAAGGAGGAGGCAGTCGCATGA
- the rplB gene encoding 50S ribosomal protein L2: MPIRIYRPTSPGRRNASGYTFEEITKKKPEKSLLAPLKKKAGRNNSGRITTRHRGGGHKRRYRIIDWKRNKFGMNATVVAIEYDPNRSARIALLEYEDGEKRYIIAPLNVKVGDVLRSGPDAEIRPGNALPLANIPTGTLVHNVELIAGRGAQMVRAAGAAAQVMAKEGDYVLLRLPSGELRRVRAECLATVGQVGNVEHENIKLGKAGRSRHLGRRPTVRGSVMNPRDHPHGGGEGKAPIGLPGPKTPWGKPALGYKTRSRKKPSSKYIVRRRK, translated from the coding sequence ATGCCGATCCGGATCTACCGCCCGACCTCGCCCGGCCGCCGCAACGCCTCCGGGTATACCTTTGAAGAGATTACAAAGAAGAAGCCAGAGAAGTCGCTGCTTGCGCCGCTCAAGAAAAAGGCAGGGCGCAACAACAGCGGCCGGATCACCACGCGCCACCGCGGAGGCGGGCACAAGCGGCGCTACCGGATCATCGACTGGAAGCGGAATAAGTTCGGCATGAACGCGACGGTGGTGGCGATCGAGTACGACCCGAACCGCTCGGCGCGCATTGCCCTTCTGGAATACGAAGATGGCGAGAAGCGGTACATCATCGCGCCGCTCAATGTGAAAGTGGGCGACGTGCTCCGCAGCGGGCCGGATGCGGAAATCCGGCCGGGCAACGCGCTGCCGCTCGCGAACATTCCGACCGGCACGCTGGTTCACAACGTCGAGCTGATCGCCGGGCGCGGGGCGCAAATGGTCCGGGCGGCCGGCGCGGCCGCGCAGGTGATGGCCAAAGAGGGCGACTACGTGCTGTTGCGCCTGCCCTCGGGCGAACTGCGGCGCGTGCGCGCGGAGTGCCTCGCGACCGTCGGGCAGGTGGGCAACGTTGAGCATGAAAATATCAAACTGGGCAAGGCGGGACGGAGCCGTCACCTCGGCCGGCGCCCGACCGTGCGCGGGTCGGTGATGAACCCGCGCGACCATCCGCACGGCGGCGGCGAGGGCAAAGCGCCGATTGGGCTGCCCGGACCGAAAACTCCGTGGGGCAAGCCGGCTCTCGGCTATAAGACCCGTTCGCGAAAGAAGCCGTCGAGCAAGTACATCGTCCGGCGTCGGAAGTAG
- the rplV gene encoding 50S ribosomal protein L22 — translation MPEVRAVAKRVRVSPRKVRRIVDLIRGRRVNEAMAILRYLPSPHAKDVYKVVKSAAANAEANNLMDPDELVIVRAFVDEGPTMKRYRARSRGRVSPILKRSSHITIVVDEQRGS, via the coding sequence ATGCCGGAAGTGCGGGCAGTTGCCAAACGGGTGCGCGTCTCGCCGCGAAAAGTGCGGCGGATCGTCGACTTGATCCGGGGCCGGCGCGTCAACGAGGCGATGGCGATCCTGCGCTATCTGCCGTCGCCGCATGCGAAGGATGTCTACAAGGTGGTCAAATCGGCTGCTGCCAATGCCGAGGCGAACAACTTGATGGACCCTGACGAGCTGGTCATCGTTCGGGCGTTTGTGGATGAAGGCCCGACGATGAAGCGCTACCGGGCTCGTTCCCGCGGCCGGGTCAGCCCGATTCTGAAGCGGTCGAGCCATATCACCATTGTCGTTGACGAGCAAAGGGGATCGTAA
- the fusA gene encoding elongation factor G has protein sequence MPRPVALEKIRNIGIIAHIDAGKTTTTERILFYTGKTYKLGEVHEGTAVMDWMIQERERGITITAAATTAEWKGHRINIIDTPGHVDFTAEVERSLRVLDGGVVVFDAVAGVEPQSETVWRQADKYRVPRICFVNKMDRIGADFWRTVEMIAERLGAKPVPIQIPIGVEASFKGVVDLLENKAIIYTDDLGTQLASTEIPPELAAEAAARREAMIEAIAETDDELTLRYLEGEPISVDELKAALRRATLASKVVPVLCGAALRNKGVQPMLDAVVAYLPSPVDKPPFVGVHPVTGETIERRPSDDEPFSALCFKIVTDPYVGRLAYFRVYSGHLSAGSQVLNSTKGQRERIGRLLQMHANSREEIPEIWAGDICATVGLKNTFTGDTLCDSEHPILLEAIRFPEPVIDVAVEPKTRADQDKLSNALARLAEEDPTFRVRVDPETGQTIISGMGELHLEVLLDRMVREYKVEANVGRPQVAYREKITQPAHAEGRFVRQTGGRGKFGHCVLKVEPTEPGKGFEFVDAIVGGVIPREYIGAVQEGVRKALETGVIAGYPVIDIKVTLYDGSYHEVDSDALSFEIAGSMAVKEAVRKAKPVLLEPIFKVEVTTPDEFTGDVIGDLNRRRGHIQGMEPRGNGTTIRALVPLATMFGYATDIRSLTQGRATYSMEFDHYAEVPKSVGEEILAKARA, from the coding sequence ATGCCACGCCCTGTTGCGTTGGAAAAGATCAGAAACATCGGCATCATCGCGCATATTGACGCCGGGAAGACCACAACAACCGAGCGCATCCTGTTTTATACCGGGAAGACCTACAAGCTGGGCGAGGTCCACGAAGGCACGGCCGTCATGGACTGGATGATCCAAGAGCGCGAGCGAGGAATTACCATCACCGCCGCCGCGACGACCGCCGAGTGGAAAGGGCACCGGATTAACATCATCGACACCCCCGGCCACGTCGACTTCACGGCGGAGGTCGAGCGGAGCCTGCGGGTGCTGGACGGCGGCGTCGTCGTTTTTGATGCTGTCGCCGGGGTCGAGCCGCAGTCGGAAACCGTCTGGCGGCAAGCCGACAAATACCGCGTGCCGCGCATCTGCTTCGTCAACAAGATGGACCGCATCGGCGCGGACTTCTGGCGCACGGTCGAGATGATTGCCGAGCGGCTCGGCGCCAAGCCGGTGCCGATTCAGATCCCGATCGGCGTCGAGGCGAGCTTCAAGGGGGTCGTCGACCTCCTCGAGAACAAGGCGATCATCTACACCGACGACCTCGGCACCCAACTCGCCTCGACGGAGATCCCCCCGGAACTGGCTGCGGAAGCGGCGGCCCGCCGCGAGGCGATGATCGAAGCGATCGCGGAAACCGATGACGAACTGACCCTGCGCTACCTTGAGGGGGAGCCGATCTCGGTCGACGAGCTGAAAGCTGCCCTCCGCCGCGCGACCCTCGCCTCGAAAGTGGTGCCGGTGCTGTGCGGCGCGGCGCTGCGCAACAAAGGGGTCCAGCCGATGCTGGACGCGGTCGTCGCCTATCTTCCCTCGCCGGTCGACAAACCGCCGTTCGTGGGGGTCCATCCGGTCACTGGCGAGACGATCGAGCGTCGGCCGAGCGACGACGAGCCGTTCAGCGCGCTGTGTTTCAAGATCGTCACCGACCCCTACGTCGGCCGGCTCGCCTATTTCCGCGTCTACTCCGGTCATCTCAGCGCCGGGTCGCAGGTCCTGAACTCGACCAAGGGCCAGCGCGAGCGTATCGGGCGGCTGCTCCAGATGCATGCCAACAGCCGTGAAGAGATCCCGGAGATCTGGGCCGGAGATATCTGCGCCACGGTTGGCCTGAAGAACACCTTTACCGGCGACACCCTCTGCGATAGCGAGCATCCGATCCTGCTCGAGGCGATCCGCTTCCCCGAGCCAGTGATCGATGTTGCCGTTGAGCCGAAGACCCGCGCCGACCAAGATAAGCTGAGCAACGCTCTTGCTCGGCTCGCCGAAGAAGACCCGACCTTCCGGGTGCGCGTCGACCCGGAAACAGGCCAGACCATTATCTCCGGGATGGGCGAGCTCCATCTGGAAGTCCTGCTCGACCGCATGGTGCGGGAATACAAGGTCGAGGCCAATGTCGGACGGCCGCAAGTGGCGTATCGCGAAAAGATCACCCAGCCCGCCCATGCGGAAGGACGCTTCGTGCGGCAGACGGGCGGTCGCGGCAAATTCGGCCATTGCGTGCTCAAAGTCGAGCCCACGGAGCCGGGCAAAGGGTTTGAGTTTGTCGACGCGATCGTGGGCGGCGTGATCCCGCGCGAATACATCGGCGCCGTCCAAGAGGGTGTCCGCAAGGCGCTCGAAACCGGCGTTATCGCCGGCTACCCCGTGATCGACATCAAGGTCACGCTCTATGACGGCTCCTATCACGAGGTCGACTCCGACGCCCTCTCCTTCGAGATCGCCGGCTCGATGGCAGTGAAGGAGGCGGTCCGCAAGGCGAAGCCGGTGCTGCTTGAGCCGATCTTCAAAGTGGAAGTGACGACACCGGACGAGTTCACCGGCGATGTCATTGGCGACCTGAACCGGCGACGCGGCCATATCCAAGGGATGGAGCCGCGCGGCAACGGAACGACGATCCGGGCGCTCGTCCCGCTCGCGACGATGTTCGGCTATGCGACCGACATCCGCTCGCTGACGCAAGGCCGGGCGACCTATTCGATGGAGTTCGACCACTACGCCGAGGTGCCGAAGTCGGTCGGGGAGGAGATCTTGGCGAAAGCGCGCGCGTAG
- the rplC gene encoding 50S ribosomal protein L3 has translation MAEVDGILGRKLGMSQVFRPDGRVVPVTAIEAGPCTVTQLKTVEKDGYSAVQVGFGTKKKVNRPMRGHLRKSGVASVRYLREFRLPADPTIALGATIDVSIFQAGDHVDVVGISKGKGFAGVVKRHGFGGGPKTHGQSDRHRAPGSIGSGTTPGRVLRGMRMAGHMGHQRVTVQNLEVIEADPNRNLLLVKGSVPGPNNGLLIIRRAVKSGAKK, from the coding sequence ATGGCTGAAGTGGACGGCATTCTGGGCCGCAAGCTCGGGATGAGCCAAGTGTTCCGTCCTGACGGACGGGTCGTGCCCGTAACCGCGATCGAAGCGGGACCGTGCACCGTGACCCAACTGAAAACCGTCGAGAAAGATGGATATTCGGCGGTCCAAGTTGGCTTTGGAACAAAGAAGAAGGTCAATCGCCCGATGCGCGGGCATCTGCGGAAGTCGGGCGTGGCGTCCGTGCGCTATCTGCGCGAGTTCCGCCTGCCCGCCGACCCGACGATCGCTCTCGGCGCGACGATCGACGTCAGCATTTTCCAAGCGGGCGACCATGTCGATGTCGTCGGCATCTCAAAGGGCAAGGGGTTTGCTGGCGTGGTGAAGCGCCACGGTTTTGGCGGCGGACCAAAGACTCACGGGCAATCCGACCGCCACCGCGCGCCCGGCTCGATCGGATCCGGCACGACCCCCGGGCGGGTGCTGCGCGGGATGCGGATGGCCGGCCACATGGGACACCAGCGTGTGACCGTGCAGAACCTTGAGGTGATCGAGGCCGACCCGAACCGCAACCTGCTGCTGGTGAAAGGCTCCGTGCCCGGTCCGAACAACGGGCTGCTGATTATCCGTCGCGCCGTCAAAAGCGGGGCGAAGAAGTAG
- the rpsS gene encoding 30S ribosomal protein S19 produces the protein MSRSTKKGPFVDAKLLAKIEKANRSGQRTLIKTWSRASTIVPQMIGHTIGVHNGRAHIPIYITENMVGHRLGEFAETRKFRGHVSKSERSSQVRRK, from the coding sequence ATGTCACGATCGACGAAGAAGGGGCCATTCGTTGATGCGAAGCTCCTTGCCAAGATCGAAAAAGCTAATCGCTCAGGGCAGCGGACCCTGATCAAGACGTGGTCGCGGGCGTCGACGATTGTGCCGCAGATGATCGGCCATACCATCGGCGTCCACAACGGCCGCGCCCACATTCCGATCTACATCACCGAGAACATGGTCGGCCACCGGTTGGGCGAATTCGCGGAAACGCGGAAATTCCGCGGGCACGTCAGCAAGTCGGAGCGGTCGAGCCAAGTTCGCCGGAAGTAG
- the rpsL gene encoding 30S ribosomal protein S12 has translation MPTISQLVRKGRKPPVKKTKAPALRFSYNALTKRMVRREKGSPQKRGVCIAVKTMTPKKPNSALRKIARVRLTNQMEVTAYIPGEGHNLQEHSVVLIRGGRVKDLPGVRYHIIRGALDCRGVENTKSPRNQGRSKYGVKRRKQAKK, from the coding sequence TTGCCGACAATCAGTCAGTTGGTCCGGAAGGGGCGCAAGCCGCCGGTGAAGAAGACCAAGGCGCCGGCGCTGCGCTTCTCGTACAACGCGCTCACCAAGCGTATGGTGCGACGCGAGAAAGGGTCGCCGCAAAAGCGAGGCGTCTGCATCGCGGTCAAGACGATGACGCCGAAGAAGCCGAACTCTGCGCTGCGCAAGATTGCGCGCGTTCGGCTGACCAACCAGATGGAAGTGACGGCGTACATTCCGGGAGAGGGGCACAACCTGCAGGAGCACTCGGTCGTGCTCATTCGCGGCGGCCGCGTGAAGGACCTCCCCGGGGTGCGCTACCACATCATCCGCGGCGCCCTCGATTGCCGCGGCGTCGAGAATACGAAGTCGCCGCGCAACCAAGGGCGGAGCAAGTACGGCGTCAAGCGTCGGAAGCAGGCGAAGAAGTAG